In the Telopea speciosissima isolate NSW1024214 ecotype Mountain lineage chromosome 2, Tspe_v1, whole genome shotgun sequence genome, one interval contains:
- the LOC122649672 gene encoding aquaporin TIP3-1-like: MPARRFTFGRSDDASHPDSIRAMISEFISTFIFVFAGEGSVLALGKLYKDTEITASGQVAVAVAHALALFVAVAVGFNTSGGHVNPAVTFGALVGGRITFIRAFFYWIAQLLGSIVASLLLRVCTNGMRPVGFSVAYGVSELSAFLLEIVMTFGLVYTVYATALDPKRGSLGTIAPLAIGLIVGANILAGGPFDGASMNPARAFGPSLVGWRWKNHWIYWVGPFIGAGIAGLIYEYLVIPTETPHTHQTLAPEDY, from the exons ATGCCTGCGCGCAGATTTACATTTGGGAGGTCAGATGATGCCTCCCACCCTGATTCCATCCGAGCCATGATCTCCGAGTTCATCTCCACCTTCATTTTCGTCTTCGCTGGTGAAGGCTCTGTCCTTGCTcttg GTAAGCTCTACAAGGACACAGAGATTACGGCCTCTGGTCAGGTGGCTGTGGCCGTGGCCCATGCGTTGGCTTTATTTGTGGCCGTAGCAGTTGGATTCAACACATCAGGAGGACATGTTAACCCAGCTGTTACATTCGGTGCACTCGTGGGTGGTCGAATCACCTTCATCCGAGCTTTCTTTTACTGGATAGCTCAGCTCTTGGGTTCTATTGTAGCATCTCTCTTGCTCAGGGTTTGCACAAATGGCATG AGACCGGTTGGGTTTTCTGTGGCGTATGGGGTTAGCGAATTGAGTGCTTTTTTGCTGGAGATAGTGATGACATTTGGGTTGGTCTATACAGTGTATGCAACTGCTTTGGATCCAAAGAGAGGTAGCCTTGGGACAATCGCACCACTGGCTATAGGGCTTATCGTAGGTGCAAATATCCTTGCCGGAGGACCCTTTGATGGTGCATCGATGAACccagctcgagcttttgggcCGTCTCTGGTTGGGTGGAGATGGAAGAACCACTGGATCTATTGGGTGGGACCTTTCATTGGGGCAGGAATTGCAGGTCTAATCTATGAGTATTTGGTAATCCCAACAGAAACGCCACATACTCACCAAACCTTAGCCCCAGAAGATTACTAG